One Brassica napus cultivar Da-Ae chromosome C2, Da-Ae, whole genome shotgun sequence DNA window includes the following coding sequences:
- the LOC106379933 gene encoding uncharacterized protein LOC106379933, whose translation MQRLQISSRPSEEFLINLLPDSSSPDDLSVYDVAKKDLMLHNNSYKSVNGERAIHIIPLVLFLCAFVLWAFSSAPTTSTNNMQT comes from the coding sequence ATGCAGAGGTTACAGATTAGTTCTCGGCCATCCGAAGAGTTTCTGATTAACCTCTTGCCGGATTCTTCAAGCCCCGACGATCTCTCGGTCTATGACGTCGCCAAGAAGGACCTGATGCTTCACAACAATAGTTACAAGTCTGTCAATGGAGAGAGAGCTATTCACATAATCCCTCTTGTTCTCTTTCTATGTGCTTTTGTTCTTTGGGCTTTTTCAAGTGCTCCTACTACTAGCACTAATAACATGCAAACGTAA